Proteins from a genomic interval of Sporomusaceae bacterium:
- the rpoN gene encoding RNA polymerase factor sigma-54, with protein MRMDYSLKLELTQKLVMTPQLRQAIAILQLSSLELSEMVEQELLENPVLETEEKAPAEPVEEEPNDRISEYFEWANYFDDGTDPGYTPPGEEKPSFTTFVSAASTLHEHLEFQLHLTLLDEKARAVGQYLIGCIDENGYLCGTLAEAAHNLGVAEETVTTVLGVIQTFDPAGVGARDLRECLLIQAEQRSVDAPLALAIIDKYLDEVAAGHFKNIADKLDCTPHDVQRAVDFIRTLDPKPGRAFDAGDQPCYIIPDVTIERVAGNYIIIINDHNIPHLTINPYYRRVVRDADSEAKKFVEGRINAAVWLIRSIEQRRRTLYNVVETIIELQRDFFDHGPKYLRPLTMKKVADKVGIHESTVSRAIANKYADTPHGLFSLRAFFSAGLQGADGEALSAATVKRQIKELGAAEDPVQPLSDQAITEILIGRGVAVSRRTVAKYREELNIQSSSKRRRY; from the coding sequence AGCTGTTGGAGAACCCTGTCCTCGAAACGGAGGAGAAGGCGCCCGCCGAGCCTGTCGAGGAGGAGCCGAACGACCGGATCAGCGAGTATTTCGAATGGGCCAATTACTTCGACGACGGCACCGACCCCGGGTATACGCCGCCAGGCGAGGAAAAGCCGTCGTTCACGACCTTCGTGTCGGCGGCGTCGACTCTGCACGAACACCTGGAATTTCAGCTTCATCTGACCCTGCTGGACGAAAAGGCCCGCGCCGTGGGCCAGTACCTCATCGGCTGCATCGACGAGAACGGCTACCTGTGCGGCACACTGGCGGAGGCGGCGCATAACCTGGGCGTCGCCGAGGAAACGGTGACCACCGTCCTCGGGGTCATTCAGACCTTCGACCCCGCGGGGGTGGGCGCGCGCGACCTGCGGGAGTGCCTGCTCATCCAGGCCGAGCAGCGGAGCGTCGACGCGCCGCTGGCGCTGGCGATCATCGACAAGTACCTCGACGAGGTGGCGGCCGGACACTTCAAGAATATCGCCGACAAGCTGGATTGCACCCCCCACGACGTGCAGCGGGCGGTCGATTTCATCCGCACCCTCGACCCCAAGCCGGGGCGGGCGTTCGACGCCGGCGACCAGCCGTGCTATATAATCCCCGATGTCACCATCGAGCGGGTGGCAGGCAATTATATCATCATCATCAACGATCACAATATCCCCCATCTGACGATCAACCCCTACTACCGCCGCGTGGTGCGCGACGCCGACAGCGAGGCCAAGAAGTTCGTGGAGGGGCGGATCAACGCCGCGGTGTGGCTCATCAGAAGCATCGAGCAACGCCGCCGCACCCTCTACAATGTCGTCGAGACGATCATCGAACTACAGCGCGATTTCTTCGACCACGGCCCCAAGTATCTGCGGCCGCTGACGATGAAGAAGGTGGCCGACAAGGTGGGTATCCACGAGTCGACCGTCAGCCGGGCGATCGCCAACAAGTATGCCGACACACCCCACGGACTGTTCAGCCTGCGGGCCTTTTTCTCGGCCGGGCTGCAGGGAGCGGACGGCGAGGCGCTGTCGGCTGCGACGGTCAAGCGGCAGATCAAGGAGCTGGGCGCCGCCGAGGACCCCGTGCAGCCGCTCAGCGACCAGGCCATCACCGAGATCCTCATCGGCCGGGGGGTGGCGGTGTCGCGCCGCACGGTCGCCAAGTACCGCGAGGAGCTTAATATCCAGAGCTCGAGCAAACGGCGGAGATATTGA
- a CDS encoding rhodanese-like domain-containing protein — protein sequence MKQMKAVLALVVAVALAGALAGCGGAPKAAETTKPAAAAIGNPFVALQAETDKYLKQNRALYIEPQEVLAKVVTAGDQGYYLVDIRNDEHYAAAHIPGAIHIAYADVWREQKTAFLPRDKKIVVVDYSGHTASQVAAFWSMLGFDATAMKNGMAGWSKDKDIVGGSPLACEALNYPVTAAVTAAADHELPKLDSKAASLAELLAARSREATEQAPVIQPKDFLAKRGDYFVADLRQGEHYAAGHIEGAVNIPFRSLAATENLRKLPADKTIVLVDYDGHAASQAARLLNQLGYRATVLKDGMSVWTADERVIGAKSIACNVSEHPVAKLNAPLKPGPSAAAT from the coding sequence ATGAAACAGATGAAGGCGGTACTTGCGCTGGTTGTCGCCGTTGCTCTTGCCGGCGCGCTTGCAGGCTGCGGCGGCGCCCCCAAGGCGGCCGAAACGACTAAGCCCGCCGCGGCGGCTATCGGCAATCCCTTTGTCGCGCTGCAGGCGGAGACGGATAAGTACCTGAAACAGAACCGGGCGCTGTACATTGAGCCGCAGGAGGTGCTGGCCAAGGTTGTGACGGCCGGCGACCAGGGCTACTACCTTGTCGATATCAGGAACGACGAGCACTACGCCGCCGCCCATATCCCCGGCGCGATACATATCGCTTACGCCGATGTCTGGCGGGAGCAGAAGACGGCTTTCCTGCCCAGGGATAAGAAGATTGTCGTTGTCGATTATTCGGGCCACACCGCCAGCCAGGTGGCGGCCTTCTGGAGCATGCTGGGCTTCGACGCCACGGCGATGAAGAACGGTATGGCCGGCTGGTCGAAGGATAAGGACATCGTCGGCGGTTCGCCGCTGGCCTGCGAGGCTCTTAATTATCCGGTGACGGCCGCCGTGACCGCGGCCGCCGACCACGAGCTTCCCAAGCTCGACAGCAAGGCGGCGTCGCTGGCCGAGCTGCTGGCCGCTCGGTCCCGCGAGGCGACCGAGCAGGCGCCGGTCATCCAGCCCAAAGATTTTCTCGCCAAGCGGGGCGACTATTTCGTCGCCGACCTCCGCCAGGGCGAGCATTACGCAGCCGGCCATATCGAAGGCGCGGTGAACATCCCCTTCCGCAGCCTGGCGGCGACGGAGAATCTCCGCAAGCTGCCGGCCGACAAGACGATTGTGCTGGTGGACTACGATGGCCACGCGGCCAGTCAGGCGGCGCGGCTTCTCAACCAGCTCGGCTACCGCGCCACCGTCCTCAAGGACGGCATGAGCGTGTGGACGGCCGACGAGAGAGTGATCGGCGCCAAAAGCATCGCCTGCAATGTGAGCGAGCACCCGGTCGCGAAGCTGAACGCCCCCCTGAAACCCGGCCCGTCCGCGGCGGCGACGTGA
- the srrA gene encoding respiratory selenite reductase catalytic subunit SrrA yields the protein MLTISRRTFLKAGALAGAACAVPAAFDFPSFVRGAAEQPVTKIPSTCNGCSTNCALWVYVKNGRLWKLEGDPKSMKNEGRLCARAYGVAADVYNPDRVTGPMKRTGEGQFSPISWEQAFTEIAGKLTKIIDKDTAGAVAWMAHGGKETYAQMLLDEIGAATYITHYSTCFTSKTNAWDKMVGNQLTSDINRARYMLFAGRNYAGGIMPGAMRKIMRAKDRGAKIVVVDPRLCELAKVADEWLPIRPGTDLAFFLGLAHTLISEKLYDEKFVKEYVFGFEEFWNANRYFTAEKAAEICDIPAAKIRAIARELAKNAPAAFLEPGYHGLHNHYAASTQIAQANVIVNALLGNFYKHGGLMPAAGPKFGKLTLPKRLQPEKGERADGAGVNNEYPTVETSRGIAQHMPDRIAAGKVKALFIYHFNPLRTAPDPEYQKKMVKADLVVSIPVDWNETSVHTAHYILPEHYYLERMDAPKSTGGNIAHDYPQAVMRFPALKPLHNTKHLLDILKGIAQAMKIDDLYPFTVEEEAAAMLKPLGATLDTMKDNGCLEVAEAVRPEFPVKDGKPALTTTTGKVEFSVGAFKLHGRMGVPVWTPPLVSPKAENEFRLIHGKQPWHSHSVTSNSPYLMAVSKSYNGSRMWMNRSRADKLGVRDGDTVTVEARIEHGGEARTVSKKVAVKVTEMLHPECVWVPSGYGNFSPRQKVGYQQGVNYNDFAPARVEPLSGGCMVQEVIVTVRKGG from the coding sequence ATGCTGACGATTAGTAGGCGTACCTTTCTCAAGGCCGGCGCTCTCGCCGGGGCGGCGTGCGCCGTGCCGGCGGCTTTCGATTTCCCTTCGTTCGTGCGCGGGGCGGCCGAGCAGCCGGTGACCAAGATACCTTCGACCTGCAACGGCTGTTCGACGAACTGCGCGCTGTGGGTGTACGTGAAGAACGGCCGGCTGTGGAAGCTGGAGGGCGACCCCAAGTCGATGAAGAACGAGGGCAGGCTGTGCGCCCGCGCGTACGGCGTGGCGGCCGATGTCTACAACCCCGACCGGGTGACCGGGCCGATGAAACGGACGGGCGAAGGCCAGTTTTCGCCGATATCGTGGGAGCAGGCGTTTACGGAGATCGCCGGGAAGCTGACGAAGATCATCGACAAGGACACTGCCGGCGCCGTGGCGTGGATGGCCCACGGCGGCAAGGAAACGTATGCCCAGATGCTGCTGGACGAGATCGGCGCGGCCACATACATAACCCATTACTCGACCTGTTTTACCTCGAAGACGAATGCCTGGGACAAGATGGTCGGCAACCAGCTGACTTCGGATATCAACCGGGCCAGGTATATGCTGTTCGCCGGCCGCAACTACGCCGGCGGCATCATGCCGGGGGCGATGCGCAAGATTATGCGGGCCAAGGACCGCGGGGCGAAGATCGTGGTCGTCGACCCCAGGCTGTGCGAGCTGGCGAAGGTGGCCGACGAGTGGCTGCCCATCCGCCCCGGCACCGATCTGGCCTTTTTCCTCGGCCTCGCCCACACGCTGATCAGCGAGAAGCTCTATGACGAGAAGTTCGTCAAGGAGTATGTTTTCGGTTTCGAGGAGTTCTGGAACGCCAATCGCTATTTCACCGCCGAGAAGGCGGCCGAGATTTGCGATATCCCGGCGGCCAAGATCCGCGCCATCGCCCGCGAGCTGGCGAAGAACGCGCCGGCGGCTTTCCTGGAGCCGGGCTACCACGGCCTCCACAACCACTACGCGGCGAGCACGCAGATCGCCCAGGCGAACGTGATCGTCAACGCCCTGCTGGGCAATTTCTACAAGCACGGCGGCCTGATGCCGGCGGCCGGCCCCAAGTTCGGCAAGCTGACGCTGCCCAAGCGCCTGCAGCCGGAGAAAGGGGAACGGGCCGACGGCGCGGGGGTGAATAACGAGTATCCGACTGTCGAGACAAGCCGCGGCATCGCCCAGCATATGCCCGACCGGATCGCCGCCGGCAAGGTCAAGGCTCTGTTTATCTACCATTTCAACCCGCTGCGGACGGCGCCCGATCCCGAGTACCAGAAGAAGATGGTCAAGGCCGATCTGGTGGTGTCCATCCCGGTGGACTGGAACGAGACGTCGGTGCATACCGCCCATTATATCCTGCCGGAGCATTACTATCTGGAGCGCATGGACGCCCCCAAGTCGACGGGCGGCAACATCGCCCACGATTACCCGCAGGCGGTGATGCGCTTCCCGGCCCTCAAGCCGCTGCACAACACCAAGCACCTGCTCGATATTCTCAAGGGCATCGCCCAGGCGATGAAGATCGACGACCTGTACCCGTTCACCGTCGAGGAGGAGGCGGCGGCGATGCTGAAGCCGCTGGGGGCGACGCTGGACACGATGAAGGATAACGGCTGCCTGGAGGTGGCCGAGGCGGTCAGGCCGGAATTCCCGGTGAAGGACGGCAAGCCGGCCCTTACGACGACCACCGGCAAGGTGGAGTTCAGCGTCGGCGCCTTCAAGCTTCACGGGCGGATGGGGGTGCCGGTGTGGACGCCGCCGCTGGTGAGCCCCAAGGCGGAGAACGAGTTCCGTCTCATCCACGGCAAGCAGCCGTGGCATTCGCACTCGGTGACGAGCAATAGCCCCTATCTGATGGCGGTGTCGAAGAGCTACAACGGCAGCAGGATGTGGATGAACCGCAGCCGGGCCGACAAGCTCGGCGTCCGCGACGGCGACACGGTAACGGTGGAGGCGAGGATCGAGCACGGGGGCGAGGCGCGGACGGTGAGCAAGAAGGTGGCCGTGAAGGTGACCGAGATGCTGCACCCCGAGTGCGTGTGGGTGCCCTCCGGCTACGGCAATTTCTCGCCGCGCCAGAAGGTGGGCTACCAGCAGGGGGTCAATTACAACGATTTCGCGCCGGCCAGGGTGGAGCCGCTGTCCGGCGGCTGCATGGTCCAGGAAGTAATTGTCACGGTTAGGAAGGGGGGCTGA
- a CDS encoding 4Fe-4S dicluster domain-containing protein: MAHYAMLIDAARCTGCAACRVACQMQWQLPPEVFFNRLEFRESGKYPDVKQEIVPVQCMHCDNPPCATVCPTKATYKRADGLVLIDHDKCIGCKYCVVACPYDVRQMNDRGIPEKCRFCAGFIEKGEQPPCVSTCMNDVRVFGDLDDPNSEISKKMKEKPVYQLAAEKGTKPRVFYVKRGG, encoded by the coding sequence GTGGCTCATTACGCGATGCTGATCGATGCGGCGCGCTGCACCGGCTGCGCCGCCTGCCGGGTCGCCTGCCAGATGCAGTGGCAGCTGCCCCCGGAAGTGTTTTTCAACCGCCTGGAGTTCCGCGAGTCGGGCAAGTACCCCGATGTTAAACAGGAGATCGTGCCGGTGCAGTGCATGCACTGCGACAACCCGCCGTGCGCGACCGTCTGCCCTACAAAGGCCACTTATAAGCGCGCCGACGGCCTTGTCCTCATCGACCACGACAAGTGCATCGGCTGCAAATACTGCGTCGTGGCCTGCCCGTACGACGTGCGGCAGATGAACGACCGCGGCATTCCCGAGAAGTGCCGTTTTTGCGCCGGGTTTATCGAGAAGGGCGAACAGCCGCCGTGCGTGAGCACGTGTATGAACGATGTGCGGGTGTTCGGCGATCTCGACGACCCGAACAGCGAGATCAGCAAGAAGATGAAGGAAAAGCCGGTTTATCAACTGGCGGCCGAAAAAGGCACCAAACCGCGCGTTTTCTACGTGAAGAGGGGTGGCTGA
- the nrfD gene encoding NrfD/PsrC family molybdoenzyme membrane anchor subunit, with amino-acid sequence MPKFERWMALPGALVLAGLAGAVNKLVYGEHALGTTAAVPWGSLIAGYVFFAAAATGAGLIGAFAHYSNRQALAPIEKPSLFLALSLLLAGFGLIGIELGNPLNLVYIVFSPNLHSGIWWMGFLYSIYMGLLMVECYFSQVDPANKNLKFVSAVAVVNKIAAVCNLGAIFALIATRPFWHGFYFPLYILLTAILSGAAALAAAMWLSARRQGREADGAVMAALGRIMLAALVVTALANAGKVFFGLTGADPALREATAALVSGPLALRFWALEIGLGLLVPLALLAKAADGQRVFRAAVMVLIGVFFMRLDFVMAGQMVPQAVVEGVQHVLMHGYTPTWTEWALTGGAVGAAALLFAFSETVFDLGTGATAARGKAGGAAAARV; translated from the coding sequence ATGCCGAAATTCGAGCGCTGGATGGCGCTGCCCGGCGCGCTGGTGCTGGCCGGGCTGGCGGGCGCCGTAAATAAGCTCGTCTACGGCGAGCACGCGCTGGGGACGACGGCTGCCGTGCCCTGGGGCAGCCTTATCGCCGGTTATGTGTTTTTCGCCGCCGCCGCCACCGGCGCCGGCCTGATCGGCGCGTTCGCCCACTACAGCAACCGGCAGGCGCTGGCGCCCATCGAGAAGCCCAGTCTTTTCCTGGCGCTGTCGCTGCTGTTGGCCGGCTTCGGCCTGATCGGCATCGAGCTGGGCAACCCCTTAAACCTCGTTTATATAGTCTTTTCACCCAATCTCCATTCGGGCATCTGGTGGATGGGCTTTCTGTACAGCATCTACATGGGCCTGCTGATGGTGGAGTGCTACTTCAGTCAGGTTGACCCCGCCAACAAGAATCTGAAGTTCGTGTCGGCGGTGGCGGTCGTCAATAAAATCGCCGCCGTCTGCAACCTCGGGGCGATCTTCGCCCTGATCGCCACCCGGCCGTTCTGGCATGGCTTCTATTTCCCGCTTTATATCCTGCTGACCGCCATCCTGTCGGGCGCGGCCGCCCTGGCGGCGGCGATGTGGCTGAGCGCCAGGCGCCAGGGGCGGGAGGCGGACGGCGCGGTGATGGCGGCTTTAGGCAGGATTATGCTGGCGGCGCTGGTCGTGACCGCGCTGGCGAATGCCGGCAAGGTGTTTTTCGGCCTGACGGGCGCCGACCCGGCGCTGCGGGAGGCGACGGCGGCGCTGGTGAGCGGTCCGCTCGCCCTGCGTTTCTGGGCTTTAGAGATCGGCCTCGGCCTGCTGGTGCCGCTGGCGCTGCTGGCCAAGGCGGCCGACGGGCAGCGCGTCTTCCGGGCCGCGGTGATGGTGCTGATCGGTGTGTTCTTTATGCGTCTCGATTTCGTCATGGCGGGGCAGATGGTGCCCCAGGCGGTGGTGGAAGGTGTCCAGCATGTGCTGATGCACGGCTATACGCCGACGTGGACGGAGTGGGCGCTGACCGGCGGGGCGGTGGGGGCGGCAGCGCTGCTGTTCGCTTTCAGCGAGACGGTCTTCGATCTCGGCACGGGCGCGACGGCGGCCCGCGGCAAAGCGGGCGGGGCGGCCGCGGCCCGCGTGTAG
- a CDS encoding rhodanese-like domain-containing protein: MFNNRFLTNRFLTVVTLLILVAFVVAGCGGQQAKAPEKPASAPAAFDAVQVTKDATWDAYKKVVADVQGKTFPVDAAKAKELLTGNESKYLVIDMRAPEDYAKGHIKGAVNLTIVQLAENLDKLPADKTLLLYCYSGQNTGTAMVPLKAYGYKALSISKGFPMVQQAGFAMDTAATAFTPAAAKKAADPKEAAALAGIKDNYMAIAKQMASKTLVIGGADVKKLVDSAADKYVFVDLRAAEDFDKGHVKGAVSAPLAALQDKAKTFPKDKTVVLYCYSGQTAAMATAPLKAEGFKLISISTGFPQVQAGGFEIEKK, from the coding sequence GTGTTTAACAATCGTTTTCTGACCAACCGGTTCCTGACTGTCGTCACCCTGCTCATCCTGGTCGCTTTTGTCGTCGCCGGCTGCGGCGGCCAGCAGGCCAAGGCTCCGGAAAAGCCCGCCTCGGCGCCGGCGGCGTTCGACGCCGTCCAGGTGACCAAGGACGCCACGTGGGACGCCTACAAGAAGGTCGTCGCCGATGTCCAGGGCAAAACCTTCCCGGTCGACGCCGCCAAAGCCAAAGAGCTGCTGACCGGCAACGAGAGCAAGTACCTCGTCATCGACATGCGCGCCCCCGAAGATTACGCCAAGGGCCACATCAAGGGCGCCGTCAACCTGACCATCGTCCAACTGGCCGAGAACCTCGACAAGCTGCCGGCCGACAAGACGCTGCTGCTGTACTGCTATTCCGGCCAGAACACCGGCACGGCCATGGTGCCTCTGAAGGCATACGGCTACAAGGCTCTCTCGATTTCCAAGGGCTTCCCGATGGTCCAGCAGGCCGGTTTCGCGATGGATACCGCCGCGACCGCTTTCACCCCGGCTGCCGCCAAGAAGGCCGCCGATCCCAAGGAAGCCGCCGCGCTGGCCGGCATCAAGGACAACTATATGGCGATCGCCAAGCAGATGGCCAGCAAGACGCTTGTCATCGGCGGCGCCGATGTCAAGAAGCTTGTTGACAGCGCGGCCGACAAGTATGTGTTTGTCGATCTGCGCGCCGCCGAGGACTTCGACAAAGGCCACGTGAAGGGCGCCGTCAGCGCGCCGCTGGCCGCGCTCCAGGACAAGGCCAAGACTTTCCCCAAGGATAAGACCGTCGTGCTGTACTGCTACAGCGGCCAGACGGCCGCCATGGCCACCGCGCCCCTGAAGGCCGAGGGCTTCAAGCTCATCTCGATCAGCACCGGTTTCCCGCAGGTCCAGGCCGGCGGGTTCGAAATCGAAAAGAAATAG
- a CDS encoding ROK family transcriptional regulator, with protein MPNIAVNSKWIKKLNRLNVLNILKRQGSVSRQELAVITGLTGPAITGIVKELLRMGFVKETGLGRSQGGRKPMQLEINPEAGYVFGVEVTRHEVSMGMANLTDDPVLLQRRAVDMSAPRPGVDNFIKMITSAARMVERKGQLLALGVAFPGLLDAATGTVKRSVNLGPDWNGYPIQAALEERLGVKVFVENNSNAAALAERWFGDCAECRDLVYVNWGEGISAGVLTDERILQGHRGFAGEIGHIVIQEGGALCNCGNRGCLETICGIPALERKVASELPFIPADDPVRERAAAGRVSIEDFIDCASVEGSYCADLMRQVARYMGYAVADVVNILNPQVVFLGGRMARAAILSRDVIEETVRSHAFPEVAAATELRISSLDGRAGFAGACALALRETMESSESDLLKGGEDHHLLLPRKTI; from the coding sequence TTGCCTAATATTGCGGTTAACAGTAAGTGGATTAAGAAACTTAACAGGTTGAATGTCCTTAACATCCTCAAACGCCAGGGTTCGGTGTCGCGCCAGGAGCTGGCGGTAATCACCGGCCTGACGGGCCCGGCGATCACCGGTATCGTCAAGGAGCTTCTCCGGATGGGCTTCGTGAAGGAGACGGGGCTCGGCCGCTCCCAGGGGGGACGCAAGCCGATGCAGCTGGAGATTAACCCTGAGGCCGGCTATGTTTTCGGCGTCGAGGTTACCCGCCACGAGGTTTCGATGGGCATGGCCAACCTCACGGACGATCCCGTGCTGCTGCAGCGGCGGGCCGTCGATATGTCGGCGCCCCGGCCGGGTGTGGATAATTTTATCAAGATGATCACTTCGGCCGCCCGCATGGTGGAACGGAAGGGGCAGCTGCTGGCGCTGGGGGTGGCCTTTCCCGGCCTTCTCGACGCCGCAACCGGCACAGTCAAGCGCTCGGTCAACCTCGGCCCCGACTGGAACGGCTATCCTATCCAGGCGGCGCTGGAGGAGCGGCTGGGGGTCAAGGTTTTCGTCGAGAACAATTCCAACGCGGCGGCGCTGGCGGAAAGATGGTTCGGCGACTGCGCCGAATGCCGCGATTTGGTGTACGTAAACTGGGGCGAGGGCATCAGCGCCGGCGTGCTTACCGACGAGCGCATCCTCCAGGGCCACCGGGGGTTCGCGGGGGAGATCGGCCATATTGTCATTCAGGAGGGCGGCGCGCTTTGCAATTGCGGCAACCGCGGCTGCCTGGAGACGATCTGCGGCATCCCCGCGCTGGAGCGCAAGGTGGCGAGCGAGCTGCCGTTCATCCCCGCCGACGATCCGGTGCGGGAGCGGGCCGCCGCCGGCAGGGTTTCGATCGAAGATTTCATCGACTGCGCGTCGGTCGAAGGCTCGTACTGCGCCGACCTGATGCGCCAGGTGGCGCGGTATATGGGCTACGCGGTGGCCGATGTCGTCAATATCCTCAATCCCCAGGTGGTTTTCCTCGGCGGGCGGATGGCCCGCGCGGCCATCCTCAGCCGGGATGTGATCGAGGAGACGGTGCGTTCCCACGCTTTTCCCGAGGTGGCGGCGGCCACCGAGCTGAGGATTTCGTCGCTCGACGGGAGGGCCGGCTTTGCCGGCGCCTGCGCGCTGGCGCTCAGGGAAACAATGGAGTCTTCGGAGTCGGATCTGCTTAAAGGAGGCGAAGATCATCACTTACTTTTACCCCGAAAAACAATTTGA
- the iolB gene encoding 5-deoxy-glucuronate isomerase, translating into MRLGDGPEYIGLGLLRLSAGAVHKAATAGEEVVLVVLSGVCDVAAGAAEFTTVGGRSDVFAGRASSVYVPINTAYSVTAAGGRPVEVAVLSAKAERKFSPFAVRPDEVVVAHRGALNWQRDVHDIVTGNADGRVDRIIVGETFAYPGQWSSYPSHKHDVHEPPHEGLFEEIYLFKVKPAGGFGVQIMYSDDLSLREAFMLKDGDAVFLPRGYHPVGAAPGCQLYYLWVMAGPHGRKLVPRDDPNLAWLQNVPPMLK; encoded by the coding sequence GTGCGGCTCGGCGACGGCCCCGAGTATATCGGCCTCGGCCTGTTGCGGCTTTCCGCCGGCGCCGTCCACAAGGCGGCGACCGCCGGCGAGGAGGTTGTGCTGGTGGTTTTGTCCGGTGTGTGCGATGTCGCGGCCGGCGCGGCCGAGTTTACGACGGTGGGCGGCCGCAGCGACGTTTTCGCCGGGCGGGCTTCGTCGGTGTACGTGCCGATCAACACGGCGTACAGCGTGACCGCCGCCGGCGGGCGGCCCGTGGAGGTGGCTGTGCTGTCGGCCAAGGCCGAGCGCAAGTTTTCGCCGTTCGCCGTGCGCCCGGACGAGGTGGTTGTCGCCCACCGCGGGGCGCTGAACTGGCAGCGGGATGTCCACGATATCGTCACAGGCAACGCCGACGGCCGCGTCGACCGGATCATCGTCGGCGAGACGTTTGCTTATCCCGGCCAGTGGTCGAGTTATCCGTCCCATAAGCACGACGTCCACGAGCCACCGCACGAGGGGCTGTTCGAGGAGATATATCTGTTCAAGGTCAAGCCGGCGGGCGGGTTCGGCGTGCAGATAATGTACAGCGACGACCTGTCGCTCCGGGAGGCTTTCATGCTCAAGGACGGCGACGCCGTTTTCCTGCCGCGGGGCTACCATCCGGTGGGCGCGGCCCCCGGCTGCCAGTTGTATTATCTGTGGGTGATGGCCGGCCCCCACGGGCGCAAGCTCGTGCCGCGGGACGACCCCAACCTGGCCTGGCTGCAGAACGTGCCCCCGATGCTCAAATAG
- a CDS encoding TRAP transporter substrate-binding protein, producing MNKRTIAILVAVLFVLTGIFAGCGGGDKKPAQPAQQQLVLKLGETHPPDYPTTLGDKKFAELVTERSKGRIKVEVYPSSQLGEEKAVIEQVQLGAIAFTRVSTGPMAEFYKPMGVFSLPYIFNSGDHMWKFLNGPDGQKMLDGLTASKFIGLCYFDPGARSFYSTKPIKSLEDMKGLKIRVIQNKINMDLMQALGASATPMPYGQVFSSLQTGVIDGAENNFPSYLTANHYQVAKYYLVDTHQRVPEVLVMSKVVWDKLSEEDRKLIKQAATDAVATQRDLWNKFEKEAEGKVKAAGCTVTEVKDLKPWQEAVKPMIAKYRADYGEVLDAIAKAAK from the coding sequence ATGAACAAGAGAACCATCGCGATCCTGGTAGCCGTGCTGTTCGTCCTCACCGGCATTTTCGCCGGCTGCGGCGGCGGCGACAAGAAACCGGCCCAGCCGGCCCAGCAGCAGCTTGTGCTGAAACTGGGCGAAACCCATCCCCCCGACTACCCCACCACCCTCGGCGACAAGAAATTCGCCGAACTCGTGACCGAGCGCTCCAAGGGCCGCATCAAGGTCGAAGTTTATCCCTCGTCCCAGCTCGGCGAAGAGAAAGCCGTCATCGAGCAGGTTCAGCTCGGCGCTATCGCCTTCACCCGCGTCAGCACCGGCCCGATGGCCGAGTTCTACAAACCGATGGGCGTCTTCTCGCTGCCCTACATTTTTAACAGCGGCGACCATATGTGGAAATTCCTCAACGGCCCGGACGGCCAGAAGATGCTCGACGGCCTGACCGCCTCCAAGTTCATCGGCCTGTGCTACTTCGATCCGGGCGCCCGCAGCTTCTACTCGACCAAGCCGATCAAATCCCTCGAGGACATGAAGGGTCTCAAGATCCGCGTTATCCAAAACAAGATCAATATGGACCTCATGCAGGCCCTGGGCGCCAGCGCCACCCCGATGCCGTACGGCCAGGTGTTCAGCTCGCTGCAGACCGGCGTTATCGACGGCGCGGAGAACAACTTCCCCAGCTATCTGACCGCCAACCACTACCAGGTGGCCAAGTACTACCTCGTCGACACCCACCAGCGGGTGCCGGAAGTGCTCGTGATGAGCAAGGTCGTCTGGGATAAGCTCTCCGAAGAAGACCGCAAGCTTATCAAGCAGGCGGCCACCGACGCGGTAGCCACGCAACGCGACCTGTGGAACAAGTTCGAGAAGGAAGCCGAAGGCAAAGTGAAGGCCGCCGGCTGCACCGTCACCGAAGTCAAAGATCTCAAGCCCTGGCAGGAAGCGGTAAAACCGATGATCGCGAAGTATCGCGCCGATTACGGCGAAGTGCTTGACGCGATCGCCAAAGCTGCCAAGTAA